The following proteins come from a genomic window of Iamia sp. SCSIO 61187:
- a CDS encoding ABC transporter ATP-binding protein has protein sequence MITLDSVTKRYDNGQVAVRELSLEVAEGEICMLVGPSGCGKTTTMRMINRLIEPTSGRILLGGEDVTDVDPVGLRRRMGYVIQQVGLFPHHTVGDNIGTVPGLLGWDKGRIRARTDELLELVGLPAGEYRERYPHQLSGGQRQRVGVARALAADPPVLLMDEPFGAIDPISRDRLQQEFLRLQETVRKTIVFVTHDVDEAVTLGDRIAVLQVGGVLAQYDTPEVVLDRPASSFVADFVGSDRGLKRLDVVPLDRADVVAPEVVVDVGMPLTEARKLLDAARWVHAPVVRDDRLVGVLRHSATEGDAGATGTVGDAAVALDARVGEGHTLKDAFAALLLDDAGWVALVDADERLLGIVTADQLHEIARRRAA, from the coding sequence ATGATCACGCTCGACTCCGTCACCAAGCGGTACGACAACGGCCAGGTCGCGGTGCGCGAGCTCAGCCTCGAGGTCGCCGAGGGCGAGATCTGCATGCTCGTCGGGCCCTCGGGCTGCGGCAAGACGACCACCATGCGGATGATCAACCGGCTCATCGAGCCCACGTCGGGCCGCATCCTCCTCGGCGGCGAGGACGTCACCGACGTCGACCCGGTCGGGCTCCGGCGGCGCATGGGCTACGTCATCCAGCAGGTCGGCCTGTTCCCGCACCACACCGTGGGCGACAACATCGGCACCGTGCCCGGCCTGCTGGGCTGGGACAAGGGGCGCATCCGGGCCCGCACCGACGAGCTGCTGGAGCTGGTCGGCCTCCCGGCCGGCGAGTACCGCGAGCGCTACCCGCACCAGCTCTCCGGCGGGCAGCGCCAGCGCGTCGGGGTGGCCCGGGCCCTCGCCGCCGACCCGCCGGTCCTGCTGATGGACGAGCCCTTCGGGGCCATCGACCCGATCAGCCGCGACCGCCTCCAGCAGGAGTTCCTGCGCCTCCAGGAGACGGTGCGCAAGACCATCGTGTTCGTGACCCACGACGTCGACGAGGCCGTCACCCTCGGCGACCGCATCGCCGTGCTCCAGGTCGGTGGCGTGCTCGCCCAGTACGACACCCCCGAGGTCGTGCTCGACCGGCCCGCCTCGTCCTTCGTGGCCGACTTCGTCGGGTCCGACCGGGGCCTGAAGCGGCTCGACGTCGTCCCCCTCGACCGGGCCGACGTCGTCGCACCCGAGGTCGTGGTGGACGTGGGCATGCCGCTCACCGAGGCCCGCAAGCTGCTCGACGCCGCCCGCTGGGTCCACGCCCCGGTGGTGCGCGACGACCGCCTCGTCGGCGTCCTGCGCCACTCCGCCACCGAGGGCGACGCCGGGGCGACCGGCACCGTCGGCGACGCCGCCGTCGCCCTCGACGCCCGGGTGGGCGAGGGCCACACCCTGAAGGACGCCTTCGCCGCCCTGCTGCTCGACGACGCCGGGTGGGTCGCCCTGGTCGACGCCGACGAGCGCCTCCTCGGCATCGTCACCGCCGACCAGCTCCACGAGATCGCCCGCCGCCGCGCCGCGTAG
- a CDS encoding ABC transporter permease, which produces MTALIVASNTERWFWAEWVGRDANQDLIWTATREHVILTVGSVVLGLLIAVPASIAVVRHPRLKGVVLGTAGVFYTIPSLALYGLLVPYTGLSRTTALVPLTLYTLLILVRNTVTGLEQVPEEVRDAADGMGLDRRQRLWKVEMPLALPSIMAGIRIATVSTIGMLTIAALVGLGGLGQLILTGLNRPMRTAVTVGVVLSIALAIGSDVGLAWVGRRLAPWTVRRRGRRDDRADDEVAPSDRAAVLPDGAVAA; this is translated from the coding sequence ATGACCGCGCTCATCGTGGCCTCCAACACCGAGCGGTGGTTCTGGGCCGAGTGGGTCGGCCGCGACGCGAACCAGGACCTGATCTGGACCGCCACCCGCGAGCACGTGATCCTCACCGTCGGGAGCGTGGTCCTGGGGCTGCTCATCGCCGTCCCCGCCTCGATCGCCGTGGTCCGCCACCCTCGGCTCAAGGGCGTCGTGCTCGGCACCGCCGGCGTCTTCTACACGATCCCCTCGCTGGCCCTCTACGGCCTGCTGGTGCCCTACACGGGGCTGTCGCGCACCACCGCCCTGGTGCCGCTCACCCTCTACACCCTGCTGATCCTGGTGCGGAACACCGTCACCGGTCTCGAGCAGGTGCCCGAGGAGGTCCGCGACGCGGCCGACGGCATGGGCCTCGACCGGCGCCAGCGGCTGTGGAAGGTCGAGATGCCGCTGGCCCTGCCGTCGATCATGGCCGGCATCCGCATCGCCACGGTGAGCACCATCGGGATGCTCACCATCGCCGCCCTCGTCGGCCTGGGCGGGCTGGGCCAGCTGATCCTCACCGGCCTCAACCGGCCCATGCGCACGGCGGTCACCGTCGGTGTGGTCCTCTCGATCGCCCTCGCCATCGGGTCCGACGTGGGCCTGGCCTGGGTGGGCCGGCGCCTGGCCCCGTGGACGGTGCGTCGGCGCGGCCGGCGGGACGACCGCGCCGACGACGAGGTCGCCCCGAGCGACCGGGCCGCCGTGCTGCCCGATGGCGCGGTGGCCGCCTGA
- a CDS encoding ABC transporter permease: MGPIGAVLAQSSGTSEDNLLVQTFDYLRDQARYRGPNGITTRILEHVQISVVAVVAAIVVAVPISLWLGHKRRFGLLVINVSNVGRAIPSFAILVVGNQILGLDEKPVIGLVSVFLALLALAIPPIVTNTYVGIAEIPDDVRDAARGMGLSEGQILRRVEIPLAVPLIMAGIRTTAVQVVATATIAAQLGAGGLGRFIIDGFATRSTGGFVKVIVGAVLVALLALVTELLLGLVQRALTPKGLRAARRACAAAGSAEAEPDDDAPSASPPPGEPALAGAA, translated from the coding sequence ATGGGGCCGATCGGCGCCGTGCTGGCCCAGTCGTCGGGCACGAGCGAGGACAACCTCCTCGTCCAGACGTTCGACTACCTGCGCGACCAGGCCCGCTACCGCGGTCCCAACGGGATCACCACCCGCATCCTCGAGCACGTGCAGATCTCGGTCGTCGCCGTGGTCGCCGCCATCGTCGTGGCCGTCCCCATCTCGCTGTGGCTCGGCCACAAGCGGCGCTTCGGGCTGCTGGTGATCAACGTCTCCAACGTCGGGCGGGCGATCCCGTCGTTCGCCATCCTGGTGGTGGGCAACCAGATCCTCGGCCTCGACGAGAAGCCGGTGATCGGCCTGGTCAGCGTGTTCCTCGCCCTGCTCGCCCTGGCCATCCCGCCCATCGTCACCAACACCTACGTCGGCATCGCCGAGATCCCCGACGACGTGCGCGACGCGGCCCGGGGCATGGGCCTGTCGGAGGGGCAGATCCTGCGCCGGGTCGAGATCCCGCTGGCCGTCCCGCTGATCATGGCCGGCATCCGCACCACCGCCGTCCAGGTCGTGGCCACCGCCACCATCGCCGCCCAGCTCGGGGCCGGTGGCCTGGGCCGGTTCATCATCGACGGCTTCGCCACCCGCTCCACCGGGGGCTTCGTCAAGGTCATCGTGGGCGCCGTCCTCGTCGCCCTCCTCGCCCTGGTCACCGAGCTGCTGCTCGGCCTGGTCCAGCGGGCGCTCACCCCCAAGGGCCTGCGCGCCGCGCGCCGGGCCTGCGCCGCCGCCGGCTCGGCCGAGGCCGAGCCCGACGACGACGCCCCGTCCGCCTCGCCGCCCCCCGGCGAGCCCGCCCTGGCCGGCGCTGCCTAG
- a CDS encoding glycine betaine ABC transporter substrate-binding protein: protein MTTTRRRLVAALLVPLLALGAAACTDSDDGDETTSGDDSGATDETGGAEFTFSPLDAGGPNTKAALENGDIDIALLFSSDGAIAANEWVALEDDEDLQPADNFVPAIRTDATNDDIAAVLDAVSGALTVEDMQGLVAQVSIDGDNPEDAAAAYLEEKGLPGDLTAEGSLTVGSSNFAESNIAAQLYGQALEAAGVDVSYTPDIGARDVYYEALKSGDIDLVPEFTGTLLTFLDGEAEASPDVEEVLEQLRPLAEEDGITILEPAEADSVNTFVVTAETAEEYGLSTVSDLAGVEDPLVLGGPPECPERPYCLVGLQETYGLSFAE, encoded by the coding sequence GTGACCACCACCCGACGGCGTCTCGTCGCCGCCCTGCTCGTCCCCCTCCTGGCGCTCGGCGCCGCCGCCTGCACCGACAGCGACGACGGGGACGAGACCACCTCCGGCGACGACTCCGGCGCCACCGACGAGACCGGGGGCGCCGAGTTCACCTTCAGCCCCCTCGACGCCGGCGGCCCCAACACCAAGGCCGCCCTCGAGAACGGCGACATCGACATCGCCCTCCTCTTCTCCTCCGACGGCGCAATCGCGGCCAACGAGTGGGTCGCCCTGGAGGACGACGAGGACCTGCAGCCGGCCGACAACTTCGTCCCGGCCATCCGCACCGACGCCACCAACGACGACATCGCCGCCGTGCTCGATGCCGTGAGCGGCGCCCTCACCGTCGAGGACATGCAGGGCCTGGTCGCCCAGGTCTCGATCGACGGCGACAACCCGGAGGACGCGGCGGCGGCCTACCTGGAGGAGAAGGGCCTCCCCGGCGACCTCACCGCCGAGGGCAGCCTCACCGTGGGCAGCTCCAACTTCGCCGAGTCGAACATCGCCGCCCAGCTCTACGGCCAGGCCCTCGAGGCCGCCGGCGTCGACGTCTCCTACACCCCTGACATCGGGGCCCGCGACGTCTACTACGAGGCCCTCAAGTCCGGTGACATCGACCTCGTCCCGGAGTTCACCGGCACCCTGCTGACGTTCCTCGACGGTGAGGCCGAGGCCAGCCCCGACGTCGAGGAGGTCCTCGAGCAGCTCCGCCCCCTGGCCGAGGAGGACGGGATCACCATCCTCGAGCCGGCCGAGGCCGACAGCGTGAACACCTTCGTCGTCACCGCCGAGACGGCCGAGGAGTACGGCCTCAGCACCGTCTCGGACCTGGCCGGCGTGGAGGACCCCCTGGTCCTCGGCGGTCCGCCCGAGTGCCCCGAGCGGCCGTACTGCCTGGTCGGGCTGCAGGAGACCTACGGCCTCAGCTTCGCCGAGTAG
- the pdxH gene encoding pyridoxamine 5'-phosphate oxidase — MSEPPSAPRPPHGVLDLTAVREDYQATGLHRADLADDPLDQFRAWYADWEAVDPFDPAAVALATATPDGRPSVRFVLVRRVDHGFCFFTDTTSRKGEELAANPQAALCFGWIPLSRQVRAVGPVERLSDAEVDAYWEARPHGSRVSAVASAQSQPIADRAALETRRDEVAAAVGDGPVERPEGWGGYRLTPDEVEVWQGRADRLHDRFLYTRAGDGWAIQRLMP, encoded by the coding sequence GTGAGCGAACCACCGTCTGCGCCCCGACCGCCCCACGGGGTCCTCGACCTCACCGCCGTGCGGGAGGACTACCAGGCCACCGGTCTCCACCGCGCCGACCTGGCCGACGACCCGCTCGACCAGTTCCGGGCCTGGTACGCCGACTGGGAGGCGGTCGACCCGTTCGACCCGGCGGCGGTCGCCCTGGCCACCGCCACCCCGGACGGCCGGCCGTCGGTGCGGTTCGTGCTCGTCCGCCGGGTCGACCACGGCTTCTGCTTCTTCACCGACACCACCAGCCGCAAGGGCGAGGAGCTGGCGGCCAACCCGCAGGCCGCCCTGTGCTTCGGGTGGATCCCCCTGAGCCGCCAGGTGCGGGCGGTGGGTCCCGTCGAGCGCTTGAGCGACGCCGAGGTCGACGCCTACTGGGAGGCCCGGCCCCACGGGTCCCGGGTGTCGGCGGTGGCGTCGGCCCAGAGCCAGCCCATCGCCGATCGCGCCGCCCTCGAGACCCGCCGGGACGAGGTCGCCGCCGCGGTGGGCGACGGCCCCGTCGAGCGCCCCGAGGGCTGGGGCGGCTACCGGCTCACGCCCGACGAGGTCGAGGTCTGGCAGGGCCGGGCCGACCGCCTGCACGACCGGTTCCTCTACACCCGCGCCGGCGACGGGTGGGCCATCCAGCGCCTGATGCCGTAG
- a CDS encoding cytochrome c biogenesis CcdA family protein: MGDARIAVAFTAGMLATVNPCALPMLPAYLGWFITGDDERQPAGAAVARAVAVALSVALGFVAVFGTLGLLATAASAQVEEVTPWITPVVGVALAVVGVVLVSGRTLKVPLPRLDRSGGGGRGMAAMVAYGASYAVVSVSCALPVFLIQVSTTFGEGWDTGLTQLAGFAVGFALVLVALSVSVALARGSLAAVARSASAHVSRVSGALLVLAGVYLVWYGLAEIRLDTRTPDDPVIDRVTGWSSDISARVQDIGGVELGLVLALFVAAVALVVVLRAGGRSRTS, translated from the coding sequence ATGGGCGACGCCCGCATCGCGGTGGCGTTCACGGCCGGGATGCTGGCCACGGTGAACCCCTGCGCCCTCCCGATGCTCCCGGCCTACCTGGGCTGGTTCATCACCGGCGACGACGAGCGCCAGCCGGCCGGCGCCGCCGTGGCCCGCGCCGTGGCCGTGGCCCTGTCGGTCGCCCTCGGCTTCGTCGCCGTCTTCGGCACCCTCGGCCTGCTGGCCACCGCCGCCTCGGCCCAGGTCGAGGAGGTCACGCCCTGGATCACCCCGGTGGTCGGCGTGGCCCTGGCCGTGGTGGGCGTGGTGCTGGTGAGCGGCCGGACGCTGAAGGTCCCCCTCCCCCGCCTCGACCGCAGCGGGGGCGGCGGCCGGGGGATGGCCGCCATGGTCGCCTACGGGGCGTCCTACGCCGTGGTCTCGGTGTCGTGCGCCCTGCCCGTGTTCCTCATCCAGGTGAGCACCACCTTCGGCGAGGGCTGGGACACGGGCCTCACCCAGCTCGCCGGGTTCGCCGTCGGCTTCGCCCTGGTGCTGGTGGCCCTGTCGGTCTCGGTGGCCCTGGCCCGGGGGTCGCTGGCCGCCGTCGCCCGCTCGGCCTCGGCCCACGTCAGCCGGGTGTCGGGCGCCCTGCTCGTGCTGGCCGGCGTCTACCTCGTCTGGTACGGCCTGGCCGAGATCCGGCTCGACACCCGCACCCCCGACGACCCCGTCATCGACCGGGTCACCGGGTGGTCGTCGGACATCTCGGCCCGGGTCCAAGACATCGGCGGCGTCGAGCTGGGCCTGGTCCTGGCCCTGTTCGTCGCCGCCGTCGCCCTCGTGGTCGTCCTCCGCGCGGGTGGCCGGTCCCGCACCTCCTGA
- a CDS encoding TlpA disulfide reductase family protein, whose amino-acid sequence MAASDDRDDAPADEPADEATAPDGPDDDPDGSDAATTDPGRTAPGPGRRAARRGLDGRTLAVCALVALIAALLAGFVANRLTTDDTDEAAGLGTLTPAEDVPDIVLPRLGGGDDITISDYRGQPLVVNFWGSWCEPCVDEMPAFQRVHESLGDDVAFLGVNVNDTVEAATRLVDRTGVTYDLARDVDGALGRALDVTTFPTTVLVDADGTVVDVVRREVSAERLCEKINQSLLNQSLEECG is encoded by the coding sequence ATGGCCGCGAGCGACGACAGAGACGACGCGCCGGCCGATGAGCCGGCCGACGAGGCCACCGCCCCCGACGGGCCCGACGACGACCCCGACGGGTCCGACGCGGCCACCACCGACCCCGGCCGCACCGCTCCCGGTCCCGGGCGGCGGGCGGCCCGCCGGGGCCTCGACGGGCGCACCCTCGCCGTGTGCGCACTCGTGGCCCTGATCGCGGCCCTGCTGGCCGGGTTCGTGGCCAACCGCCTGACCACCGACGACACCGACGAGGCCGCCGGTCTGGGCACCCTCACCCCGGCCGAGGACGTCCCCGACATCGTCCTGCCGCGCCTGGGCGGGGGCGACGACATCACCATCTCGGACTACCGGGGCCAGCCCCTGGTCGTGAACTTCTGGGGCTCGTGGTGCGAGCCGTGCGTCGACGAGATGCCCGCCTTCCAGCGGGTGCACGAGTCCCTCGGCGACGACGTCGCCTTCCTCGGGGTGAACGTCAACGACACCGTCGAGGCGGCCACGCGCCTGGTCGACCGCACCGGCGTCACCTACGACCTGGCCCGGGACGTCGACGGCGCCCTCGGTCGGGCCCTCGACGTCACCACCTTCCCGACGACCGTCCTCGTCGACGCGGACGGCACCGTCGTCGACGTCGTCCGGCGGGAGGTCTCGGCCGAGCGGCTGTGCGAGAAGATCAACCAGTCGCTGCTCAACCAGTCCCTGGAGGAGTGCGGCTGA
- a CDS encoding TetR/AcrR family transcriptional regulator gives MSTPVVAPRPTPPQGQRERILDTALDLMAERGASATSMRALASACGLNVAALYHYFASKDALLRAVIEERRYGAQLQAMPVPDLRLPPAERLAALVVDMWDGALAEATIWKLLLSEALHGDGTAREVGAELLATLEEGLRETLPRLVPELAVDVDLAARSVCAVLVALLVEASLVEPAALHAHAERRALDLATLLLPPG, from the coding sequence GTGAGCACCCCCGTCGTCGCCCCCCGTCCGACGCCGCCCCAGGGCCAGCGCGAGCGCATCCTCGACACCGCCCTCGACCTCATGGCCGAGCGGGGCGCGTCGGCGACCAGCATGCGGGCCCTGGCCTCGGCCTGCGGGCTCAACGTGGCCGCCCTCTACCACTACTTCGCGTCGAAGGACGCCCTGCTCCGGGCGGTGATCGAGGAGCGCCGCTACGGCGCCCAGCTCCAGGCCATGCCCGTGCCCGACCTGCGCCTGCCCCCGGCCGAGCGCCTGGCCGCCCTGGTCGTCGACATGTGGGACGGAGCCCTGGCCGAGGCCACCATCTGGAAGCTGCTGCTCAGCGAGGCCCTCCACGGCGACGGGACCGCCCGGGAGGTCGGGGCCGAGCTGCTGGCCACGCTGGAGGAGGGGCTGCGCGAGACCCTCCCCCGCCTCGTGCCGGAGCTGGCCGTCGACGTCGATCTGGCCGCCCGATCGGTGTGCGCCGTCCTGGTCGCGCTGCTGGTCGAGGCCAGCTTGGTCGAGCCGGCCGCCCTCCACGCCCACGCCGAGCGCCGGGCCCTCGACCTGGCGACCCTCCTGCTGCCGCCGGGCTGA
- a CDS encoding cytochrome P450 encodes MSVGATTTREVDILAPDLYDDPWATYRWLRDEAPLYRDTTNDLWVVSRHADVFEVSRRSDLWSAAQGVRPKVAADMSLIALDDPEHTRQRRLINRGFTPRRVREIAPHIRDLADRLIDEVQHRGEVEFVSELAAHVPLIVISEMMGLDPAERDRMYRWSDAMMAGDGHEGDDPELHDAAVAFGEFAEMCTGLIAERHGAATDDIIGILTRAHDEGGLQKDLKSGDPELYGDGSLQDDELLMFLTLLLVAGNETTRNAISGGLLALSLFPDQRDRLLADPTLIDTAVEEIIRWTTPVMTFMRTCTEAHEIHGQRIDVGDRILMLYQSANRDDRVFDRPDDFVVDRDPNNHLAFGAGTHYCLGANLARLEVKLVFQALLERLPDVRAVDPTTIDRNRSTLVVGIDRLPAIFTPVSRPESPLAAR; translated from the coding sequence ATGTCCGTCGGCGCCACCACCACCCGCGAGGTCGACATCCTCGCCCCCGACCTCTACGACGACCCCTGGGCCACGTACCGGTGGCTCCGCGACGAGGCCCCCCTCTACCGGGACACCACCAACGACCTGTGGGTCGTGAGCCGCCACGCCGACGTCTTCGAGGTCTCCCGCCGGTCCGACCTGTGGTCGGCGGCCCAGGGGGTGCGGCCCAAGGTGGCGGCGGACATGTCCCTCATCGCCCTCGACGACCCCGAGCACACCCGGCAGCGGCGCCTGATCAACCGGGGCTTCACGCCCCGCCGGGTCCGCGAGATCGCCCCCCACATCCGCGACCTGGCCGACCGGCTGATCGACGAGGTCCAGCACCGGGGCGAGGTCGAGTTCGTCAGCGAGCTGGCCGCCCACGTCCCGCTCATCGTCATCAGCGAGATGATGGGGCTCGACCCGGCCGAGCGGGACCGGATGTACCGCTGGTCCGACGCCATGATGGCGGGCGACGGCCACGAGGGCGACGACCCCGAGCTCCACGACGCCGCCGTCGCCTTCGGCGAGTTCGCCGAGATGTGCACCGGGCTCATCGCCGAGCGCCACGGCGCCGCCACCGACGACATCATCGGCATCCTCACCCGGGCCCACGACGAGGGCGGGTTGCAGAAGGACCTGAAGTCGGGCGACCCCGAGCTCTACGGCGACGGGTCGCTCCAGGACGACGAGCTGCTGATGTTCCTCACCCTGCTGCTCGTCGCCGGCAACGAGACGACGCGCAACGCCATCTCCGGCGGCCTGCTCGCCCTCAGCCTCTTCCCCGACCAGCGGGACCGGCTGCTGGCCGACCCGACCCTGATCGACACGGCCGTGGAGGAGATCATCCGGTGGACGACCCCGGTCATGACCTTCATGCGCACCTGCACCGAGGCCCACGAGATCCACGGCCAGCGCATCGACGTCGGCGACCGGATCCTCATGCTGTACCAGTCGGCCAACCGCGACGACCGGGTGTTCGACCGACCCGACGACTTCGTGGTCGACCGCGACCCCAACAACCACCTGGCCTTCGGCGCCGGCACCCACTACTGCCTGGGGGCCAACCTGGCCCGGCTGGAGGTGAAGCTGGTGTTCCAGGCGCTGCTGGAGCGGCTGCCCGACGTGCGGGCCGTCGACCCGACCACCATCGACCGCAACCGCTCGACGCTGGTCGTGGGCATCGACCGCCTCCCGGCGATCTTCACCCCGGTGTCGCGGCCCGAGTCCCCGCTGGCCGCCCGGTGA
- a CDS encoding metal-sensitive transcriptional regulator, which yields MDKDDYARRLKRIEGQVRGLQRMVDDDTYCIDVLTQISAVSSALESVALGLLDQHIRHCVADAARQGDQAEADRIVAEATAAIARLVRS from the coding sequence ATGGACAAGGACGACTACGCCCGCCGCCTCAAGCGGATCGAGGGCCAGGTGCGCGGCCTCCAGCGGATGGTCGACGACGACACCTACTGCATCGACGTCCTGACCCAGATCAGCGCGGTGAGCTCGGCCCTCGAGAGCGTGGCCCTCGGCCTGCTCGACCAGCACATCCGCCACTGCGTCGCCGACGCCGCCCGCCAGGGCGACCAGGCCGAGGCCGACCGCATCGTCGCCGAGGCCACCGCCGCCATCGCCCGGCTCGTCCGCTCCTAG
- a CDS encoding DUF2510 domain-containing protein, with the protein MTHRPPAGAPARRTARLVLVTAVLGLVVAGAPLAAGAQEAPAGAPTLAQVLDGEVAGVAAVATTTSIEDGDMGVVLEITNDGDDAVDVAIPFGTLVVTEAEGDQTLAVTPPSSPEVIDVAASGGTPTIEVEPGTSTHDLPAYCTELGDGYSGDAPVSPIAPADVALAETLRAATVADVGHTTTQSAVWWLTDEPTAPAPDDIAPLLAVDAEAFAAAPYRVIPDTGYTPLWMREEVLPEDGGSIGPVVRDEEAAAILDERFDGPASPVSDGDGSGSAVGPILWVALIGLVVVATVAIATRAGRSAPAALPALGAQRPGWYPDPWARGGHRYWDGQRWTTQTMGGPHR; encoded by the coding sequence ATGACCCACCGTCCCCCCGCCGGGGCCCCCGCCCGGCGCACCGCCCGGTTGGTGCTGGTCACCGCCGTCCTGGGCCTCGTCGTCGCCGGCGCCCCGCTCGCCGCCGGTGCCCAGGAGGCTCCGGCCGGGGCCCCGACGCTCGCCCAGGTCCTCGACGGGGAGGTCGCCGGCGTCGCCGCCGTTGCGACCACCACCTCGATCGAGGACGGCGACATGGGCGTCGTGCTCGAGATCACCAACGACGGTGACGACGCGGTCGACGTCGCCATCCCGTTCGGGACCCTCGTCGTCACCGAGGCGGAGGGCGACCAGACCCTGGCGGTGACGCCGCCGTCGAGCCCCGAGGTGATCGACGTGGCCGCGAGCGGCGGCACCCCGACGATCGAGGTCGAGCCCGGCACCTCGACCCACGACCTGCCGGCGTACTGCACCGAGCTGGGCGACGGCTACTCCGGCGACGCCCCGGTGTCGCCCATCGCTCCCGCCGACGTGGCCCTGGCCGAGACCCTCCGGGCCGCGACCGTCGCCGACGTGGGCCACACGACCACCCAGTCGGCCGTGTGGTGGCTCACCGACGAGCCCACCGCCCCCGCCCCCGACGACATCGCCCCGCTGCTCGCCGTCGATGCCGAGGCCTTCGCCGCCGCGCCGTACCGGGTCATCCCCGACACCGGCTACACGCCGCTGTGGATGCGCGAGGAGGTCCTGCCCGAGGACGGTGGCTCGATCGGGCCGGTCGTACGCGACGAGGAGGCCGCGGCCATCCTCGACGAGCGCTTCGACGGCCCGGCCTCGCCCGTCTCCGACGGCGACGGCAGCGGGTCCGCGGTGGGACCGATCCTCTGGGTCGCCCTCATCGGGCTCGTCGTCGTGGCCACCGTGGCGATCGCCACCCGGGCCGGTCGCTCGGCGCCCGCCGCCCTCCCCGCCCTCGGCGCCCAGCGTCCGGGCTGGTACCCGGACCCGTGGGCCCGGGGCGGCCACCGCTACTGGGACGGGCAGCGCTGGACGACCCAGACGATGGGCGGCCCCCACCGCTGA